A single window of Microbispora hainanensis DNA harbors:
- a CDS encoding BMP family lipoprotein: MSGALLMAAAACGGSDDTTTTGASADASSAPAASQVKVGLAYDIGGRGDGSFNDAAAAGLDKAEAELHVEKKELEATQGETDAQKEERLRLLASGGYNPVIAVGFAYSGSVAKVAKEFPDVKFAIVDDDAAKGDNITNLMFAEEQGSFLVGVAAALKSEKGNIGFVGGVDVPLIHKFEAGYEAGAKAVKPDIKIQTKYLTQPPDFGGFGDPAKGKTAAEGMYDAGADVVYQAAGGSGAGVFEAAKAANAMAIGVDSDQAALPAYADFKDVIITSMIKKVDVAVFDFLKKYIDGTVTSGPSVYDLKAGGVDYSTTGGKIDDIKSKIDEYKQKIVGGEITVPTS; encoded by the coding sequence GCTTCGGCCGACGCGTCCAGCGCGCCTGCCGCCTCCCAGGTCAAGGTGGGCCTGGCATACGACATCGGTGGCCGTGGCGACGGCTCCTTCAACGACGCGGCCGCGGCCGGCCTGGACAAGGCCGAGGCGGAGCTTCACGTCGAGAAGAAGGAGCTGGAGGCCACCCAGGGCGAGACCGACGCACAGAAGGAGGAGCGGCTGCGCCTGCTCGCGTCCGGGGGTTACAACCCGGTCATCGCGGTGGGCTTCGCCTACTCCGGCTCCGTGGCGAAGGTCGCCAAGGAGTTCCCCGACGTCAAGTTCGCCATCGTGGACGACGACGCGGCCAAGGGCGACAACATCACGAACCTGATGTTCGCCGAGGAGCAGGGGTCGTTCCTCGTGGGCGTCGCGGCGGCGCTGAAGTCCGAGAAGGGCAACATCGGCTTCGTGGGTGGCGTCGACGTGCCGCTGATCCACAAGTTCGAGGCGGGCTACGAGGCCGGCGCGAAGGCCGTCAAGCCGGACATCAAGATCCAGACCAAGTACCTCACCCAGCCCCCGGACTTCGGCGGCTTCGGTGACCCGGCCAAGGGCAAGACGGCCGCCGAGGGCATGTACGACGCCGGTGCGGACGTGGTCTACCAGGCGGCCGGCGGTTCGGGCGCGGGCGTCTTCGAGGCGGCCAAGGCCGCGAACGCGATGGCGATCGGCGTCGACTCCGACCAGGCGGCGCTCCCGGCGTACGCCGACTTCAAGGATGTGATCATCACCTCGATGATCAAGAAGGTCGACGTGGCCGTCTTCGACTTCCTCAAGAAGTACATCGACGGCACGGTCACGTCCGGCCCCTCGGTCTACGACCTCAAGGCGGGCGGCGTGGACTACTCCACGACCGGCGGCAAGATCGACGACATCAAGTCGAAGATCGACGAGTACAAGCAGAAGATCGTCGGCGGCGAGATCACGGTCCCGACGTCCTGA
- a CDS encoding ABC transporter ATP-binding protein, translated as MTAATATEPAVELTGITKRFPGVVANSDIHLRVAKGHIHALVGENGAGKSTLMKILYGMQRPDEGEIRVNGAPVGFHTPADAIAVGIGMVHQHFMLADNLTVLENVVLGSEPRRGGLALDFAAARKKIKEISDAYGLGVQPDVPVEDLGVGDRQRVEILKVLYRGARILILDEPTAVLVPHEVDELFDNLRGLVREGLTILFISHKLDEVLRVADEITVIRRGTTVATVNPKDVTSRKLAELMVGSELPSPETRESTVTDVVALSVRDLTVRTGDGRPVVDNVSFDIHKGEVLGIAGVEGNGQAELVEAIMGMRPCEAGALTLAGADISQWSTLKRRAGGIGYIPEDRHRHGLLLESPLWENRILGHQTRRPNVKGPWIDRAGARADTRRIVEEYDVRTPGIDVDAATLSGGNQQKLIVGREMSGDPVLLIASHPTRGVDIGAQAAIWDHLRTARAAGLAVLLISADLDELIGLSDTLKVILRGRIVADVDPANVTPEQLGSAMTGAGEETV; from the coding sequence ATTACCGCCGCGACCGCCACGGAACCCGCAGTAGAACTCACCGGGATCACCAAGAGGTTCCCGGGAGTCGTCGCCAACAGCGACATCCACCTCCGCGTCGCCAAGGGGCACATCCACGCCCTCGTAGGCGAGAACGGCGCGGGGAAGTCCACGCTGATGAAGATCCTGTACGGGATGCAGCGCCCAGACGAGGGCGAGATCCGCGTCAACGGGGCGCCCGTGGGCTTCCACACCCCCGCCGACGCCATCGCCGTGGGCATCGGCATGGTCCACCAGCACTTCATGCTGGCCGACAACCTGACCGTCCTGGAGAACGTGGTCCTGGGCAGCGAGCCGCGCCGCGGCGGCCTCGCCCTGGACTTCGCCGCCGCACGCAAGAAGATCAAGGAGATCTCCGACGCGTACGGCCTGGGCGTGCAGCCGGACGTGCCGGTCGAGGACCTGGGTGTCGGCGACCGCCAGCGGGTGGAGATCCTCAAGGTGCTCTATCGGGGCGCCCGCATCCTGATCCTGGACGAGCCGACCGCCGTGCTCGTGCCCCACGAGGTGGACGAGCTGTTCGACAACCTGCGCGGCCTGGTCCGCGAGGGGCTGACGATCCTGTTCATCTCCCACAAGCTGGACGAGGTCCTCCGGGTGGCCGACGAGATCACCGTCATCCGGCGCGGCACCACCGTGGCGACCGTGAACCCCAAGGACGTGACCTCCCGCAAGCTCGCCGAGCTCATGGTCGGCAGCGAGCTGCCCAGCCCCGAGACCCGCGAGTCGACCGTCACCGACGTCGTCGCCCTGTCCGTACGCGACCTGACCGTGCGCACCGGCGACGGGCGGCCGGTGGTCGACAACGTGAGCTTCGACATCCACAAGGGCGAGGTGCTCGGCATCGCGGGCGTCGAGGGCAACGGCCAGGCGGAACTCGTCGAGGCGATCATGGGTATGCGCCCCTGCGAGGCGGGCGCGCTCACGCTCGCCGGCGCCGACATCTCCCAGTGGTCCACGCTGAAGCGGCGCGCGGGCGGCATCGGCTACATCCCCGAGGACCGCCACCGCCACGGCCTGCTGCTCGAATCGCCGCTCTGGGAGAACCGCATCCTCGGCCACCAGACCCGCCGGCCCAACGTCAAGGGCCCGTGGATCGACCGCGCCGGTGCCCGGGCCGACACGCGGCGCATCGTCGAGGAGTACGACGTGCGCACCCCCGGCATCGACGTGGACGCGGCCACGCTGTCCGGCGGCAACCAGCAGAAACTGATCGTCGGGCGGGAGATGAGCGGCGATCCCGTGCTGCTCATCGCCAGCCACCCCACCCGGGGTGTGGACATCGGAGCGCAGGCCGCCATCTGGGACCACCTGCGCACCGCGCGCGCCGCCGGGCTGGCCGTGCTGCTGATCTCCGCGGACCTCGACGAGCTGATCGGGTTGTCCGACACGCTCAAGGTGATCCTGCGCGGCAGGATCGTCGCCGACGTCGATCCCGCGAACGTGACCCCCGAGCAACTGGGCTCGGCGATGACCGGCGCCGGGGAGGAGACGGTATGA
- a CDS encoding ABC transporter permease: protein MNGFLDRVLGRVKLSGWLAVVAPLIAVVVAVLITSVVLVAAGKDPVLAFTTLAEYGTQPRSMAMILNTGVMYYISALAVAVGFRMNLFNIGVDGQYRLAAVIAAGLGGAAVVPGVLNIVLVIVVAVVVGALWAAIAGLLRVYRGVSEVISTIMLNAIATGLGSWLVSEHFGVLTGNDLGTRPIPDDAHMPGIPLIAGTPVLVNGFIVVAVLLGIAYWVVLNRTRFGFELRATGKSESAAVASGVSVKKMIVVTMVMSGAVAGLIGMPELLGASYKYSNNFPAGLGFTGIAIALLGRNNPVGMAVGALLWSFLDNSSNQLQLLDISKEIVQIMQGVVVLSVIIAYELVHRYRIVAEQRRVSRELAAPQEAPKAEATA from the coding sequence ATGAACGGGTTCCTCGACCGGGTGCTCGGCCGGGTGAAGCTGAGCGGCTGGCTCGCCGTCGTCGCACCCCTCATCGCGGTCGTCGTCGCCGTGCTGATCACGTCGGTGGTCCTGGTCGCCGCGGGCAAGGACCCGGTGCTGGCGTTCACCACCCTCGCGGAGTACGGCACCCAGCCGCGGTCGATGGCCATGATCCTCAACACCGGGGTCATGTACTACATCTCCGCGCTCGCGGTGGCCGTCGGCTTCCGGATGAACCTCTTCAACATCGGCGTGGACGGCCAGTATCGGCTCGCGGCCGTGATCGCCGCCGGGCTCGGCGGCGCCGCCGTGGTGCCGGGCGTGCTCAACATCGTCCTCGTGATCGTCGTGGCGGTGGTCGTCGGCGCGCTGTGGGCCGCGATCGCCGGTCTGCTCCGGGTCTACCGGGGCGTGAGCGAGGTCATCTCGACCATCATGCTGAACGCGATCGCCACCGGCCTCGGCTCGTGGCTGGTCAGCGAGCACTTCGGCGTGCTGACCGGCAACGACCTCGGCACCAGGCCCATCCCCGACGACGCGCACATGCCCGGCATCCCGCTCATCGCGGGCACGCCGGTGCTCGTCAACGGGTTCATCGTGGTCGCGGTCCTGCTCGGCATCGCCTACTGGGTGGTGCTCAACCGCACCCGGTTCGGCTTCGAGCTGCGGGCGACCGGCAAGTCCGAGTCCGCGGCGGTGGCCAGCGGTGTCAGCGTGAAGAAGATGATCGTCGTCACGATGGTCATGTCGGGGGCGGTCGCCGGCCTGATCGGCATGCCGGAGCTGCTCGGCGCCTCCTACAAGTACAGCAACAACTTCCCGGCCGGTCTCGGCTTCACGGGCATCGCGATCGCCCTGCTCGGCCGCAACAACCCGGTCGGCATGGCGGTCGGCGCGCTGCTGTGGAGCTTCCTGGACAACTCGTCCAACCAGCTCCAGCTGCTCGACATCTCCAAGGAGATCGTCCAGATCATGCAGGGCGTCGTCGTGCTCTCCGTGATCATCGCGTACGAGCTGGTCCACCGCTACCGCATCGTCGCGGAGCAGCGCAGGGTCAGCCGCGAGCTCGCCGCGCCACAGGAGGCGCCGAAGGCGGAGGCGACGGCATGA
- a CDS encoding ABC transporter permease gives MTATDLPVERPVEAAPVRRFRLSGPVLLLGLAGLVVLLSIARLVTGANDITSAGTVSAALGLAVPIGLAGLGGLWSERAGVVNIGLEGMMVLGTWFGAWGAIQFHSPWAGVVAGAVGGALGAAIHAVATVTFGVDHIISGVAINIVGVGFTQYLSQLVFDGMPGGGTKNSPPLPKMGTVSLGFLNDPLRTVEAKHWFVLSDFAGVLRGITQDVSWFTILAILLVPLSFYILWRTPFGLRLRACGERPVAAESLGVNVYLYKWAAVLVSGVLAGLGGAFLSLVAAGIYRDGQTGGRGYIGLAAMIFGNWRPGGLAGGAALFGYTDALQLRQGGISVHALLLVVALLLVAVAVYQLVRQRRGRAALITGVVAIAVFVVFAVTDTVPEQFTSFTPHLTTLLVLSLASQRLRMPAADGVPYRRGQAK, from the coding sequence ATGACGGCGACGGACCTCCCGGTCGAACGCCCGGTCGAGGCGGCCCCGGTGCGGCGCTTCCGGCTGTCGGGCCCGGTGCTCCTGCTCGGCCTGGCCGGGCTCGTGGTGCTGCTGTCGATCGCGCGGCTGGTGACCGGGGCGAACGACATCACCTCGGCGGGCACGGTCAGCGCCGCGCTCGGCCTCGCCGTGCCGATCGGGCTCGCCGGTCTCGGCGGCCTGTGGTCGGAACGGGCCGGCGTGGTCAACATCGGCCTCGAAGGCATGATGGTGCTCGGCACCTGGTTCGGCGCCTGGGGTGCCATCCAGTTCCACAGCCCCTGGGCGGGTGTGGTCGCCGGCGCCGTCGGCGGGGCGCTGGGCGCGGCCATCCACGCCGTCGCGACCGTGACCTTCGGCGTCGACCACATCATCTCCGGCGTGGCGATCAACATCGTCGGCGTCGGCTTCACCCAGTATCTGTCCCAGCTCGTCTTCGACGGCATGCCTGGTGGCGGCACGAAGAACTCGCCGCCGCTGCCCAAGATGGGCACGGTGAGCCTGGGCTTCCTCAACGACCCGCTGCGGACCGTCGAGGCCAAGCACTGGTTCGTCCTGTCGGACTTCGCGGGCGTGCTGCGGGGCATCACCCAGGACGTGTCGTGGTTCACGATCCTGGCGATCCTGCTGGTGCCGCTGTCGTTCTACATCCTGTGGCGCACGCCGTTCGGCCTGCGCCTGCGGGCGTGCGGCGAGCGTCCGGTCGCGGCGGAGTCGCTGGGCGTCAACGTCTACCTGTACAAGTGGGCCGCCGTGCTGGTCTCCGGTGTGCTCGCCGGGCTCGGCGGCGCGTTCCTGTCGCTGGTGGCGGCGGGGATCTACCGCGACGGGCAGACGGGCGGACGCGGCTACATCGGCCTCGCCGCCATGATCTTCGGCAACTGGCGTCCCGGCGGGCTCGCCGGCGGCGCGGCGCTGTTCGGCTACACCGACGCGCTCCAGCTCCGGCAGGGCGGCATCTCGGTGCACGCGCTGCTGCTCGTCGTCGCGCTGCTGCTCGTCGCCGTGGCGGTCTACCAGCTCGTACGGCAGCGGCGCGGGCGCGCGGCCCTGATCACCGGGGTCGTGGCGATCGCGGTGTTCGTGGTGTTCGCCGTGACCGACACCGTGCCGGAGCAGTTCACCTCGTTCACCCCCCACCTGACCACGCTGCTGGTCCTGTCGCTGGCCTCGCAACGGCTGCGCATGCCGGCGGCCGACGGTGTCCCGTATCGAAGGGGGCAGGCGAAATGA
- a CDS encoding cytidine deaminase, with protein sequence MSIDWEALRVAAREAMTHAYAPYSKFPVGAAALVDDGRIVTGCNVENASYGLGLCAECGLVSALHASGGGRLVAFTCVDGHGELLMPCGRCRQLLFEHGGRDLLVETPDGPMRMDGFLPFAFGPDDLSR encoded by the coding sequence ATGAGCATCGACTGGGAGGCGCTGCGGGTCGCGGCCCGCGAGGCCATGACCCACGCGTACGCGCCGTATTCGAAGTTTCCCGTGGGGGCGGCGGCGCTCGTCGACGACGGCCGGATCGTGACCGGCTGCAACGTCGAGAACGCGTCGTACGGCCTGGGGCTGTGCGCCGAGTGCGGGCTCGTCTCCGCGCTGCACGCGAGCGGCGGCGGCAGGCTGGTGGCCTTCACCTGCGTGGACGGCCACGGCGAGCTGCTGATGCCGTGCGGCCGCTGCCGCCAGCTGCTGTTCGAGCACGGCGGGCGCGACCTGCTGGTGGAGACGCCCGACGGGCCGATGCGGATGGACGGCTTCCTGCCGTTCGCCTTCGGCCCGGATGATTTGTCGCGATAA
- a CDS encoding thymidine phosphorylase, which yields MGFDAIEVITVKRDRGELSTAQIDWVIDAYTRGEVADEQMSALLMAILLNGMNRREIADWTQAMIRSGERMDWSSLDRPTADKHSTGGVGDKITLPLAPLVAACGAYVPQLSGRGLGHTGGTLDKLESIRGWRASLSNDEMLGVIRSAGAVVCAAGAGLAPADKKLYALRDVTGTVESIPLIASSIMSKKIAEGTGSLVLDVKAGSGAFMKNVDDARELARTMVELGTDAGVRTVALLTAMDRPLGLKVGNALEVEESVEVLAGGGPADVVELTVRLAREMLEAAAVPGAKDPEEALKDGSAMDAWRRMIIAQGGDPDAPLPKAAESAVVTAPASGTLRTLDALKVGVAAWRLGAGRARKEDPVSAGAGIVLHAKPGETVRAGAPLMTLYADEAARFDRALQALEGAYEIGQDGGADLLPLVIDRITA from the coding sequence GTGGGGTTCGACGCGATCGAGGTCATCACCGTCAAGCGCGACCGGGGCGAGCTGTCGACCGCCCAGATCGATTGGGTGATCGACGCGTACACGCGGGGCGAGGTGGCCGACGAGCAGATGTCGGCGCTGCTGATGGCGATCCTGCTCAACGGCATGAACCGCAGGGAGATCGCGGACTGGACCCAGGCCATGATCAGGTCGGGGGAGCGGATGGACTGGTCCTCCCTCGACCGGCCCACGGCCGACAAGCACTCCACCGGCGGGGTCGGCGACAAGATCACCCTGCCGCTGGCCCCGCTGGTCGCCGCCTGCGGCGCGTACGTGCCGCAGCTGTCCGGGCGGGGCCTCGGCCACACCGGCGGCACGCTGGACAAGCTGGAGTCGATCCGCGGCTGGCGGGCGTCGCTGTCGAACGACGAGATGCTCGGCGTGATCCGCTCGGCCGGTGCGGTCGTCTGCGCGGCGGGCGCGGGCCTCGCGCCGGCCGACAAGAAGCTCTACGCGCTGCGCGACGTCACCGGCACGGTCGAGTCGATCCCCCTGATCGCGTCCTCGATCATGTCCAAGAAGATCGCCGAGGGCACGGGATCGCTCGTGCTCGACGTGAAGGCCGGCTCGGGCGCGTTCATGAAGAACGTGGACGACGCCCGCGAGCTGGCCCGGACGATGGTCGAGCTGGGCACCGACGCCGGGGTGCGCACGGTCGCCCTGCTCACCGCGATGGACCGCCCGCTGGGCCTGAAGGTGGGCAACGCGCTGGAGGTCGAGGAGTCCGTCGAGGTGCTCGCCGGAGGCGGCCCCGCCGACGTGGTCGAGCTCACCGTACGGCTGGCCAGGGAGATGCTGGAGGCCGCCGCCGTCCCGGGCGCCAAGGACCCGGAGGAGGCGCTCAAGGACGGCTCGGCGATGGACGCCTGGCGGCGCATGATCATCGCCCAGGGCGGCGACCCGGACGCGCCGCTGCCGAAGGCCGCCGAGTCGGCCGTTGTCACCGCCCCCGCCTCGGGCACGCTGCGCACGCTCGACGCGCTCAAGGTCGGCGTGGCGGCCTGGCGGCTCGGGGCCGGACGGGCTCGCAAGGAGGACCCGGTCTCCGCCGGCGCGGGCATCGTGCTGCACGCCAAGCCCGGCGAGACGGTCCGCGCCGGGGCTCCGCTGATGACCCTGTACGCCGACGAGGCCGCCAGGTTCGACCGGGCGCTCCAGGCGCTCGAGGGCGCGTACGAGATCGGCCAGGACGGCGGCGCGGACCTGCTGCCGCTGGTGATCGACCGCATCACCGCCTGA
- a CDS encoding winged helix-turn-helix domain-containing protein — MGWWLADSDTLAESRFVISPLAEATACLFTLERASAAHPGEREWLDTHLPAFRSRLAGDPITALLLRAARGRNWTADFLTPAPTGEGEPAFEEELARVRATPPETAYADIEVALRGPLPGPLRRTDLADRAADLLDWVWTHTVLPDWPRRRRIMEADVVARVGLISQGGWAATLNDMRKGMRWLGGDRLQINTYDYPPRRIGGARLMFVPVTPRQAWAAWTVGRHYALVYPCSGTLAEPGRAPVPEALGRLLGPARARVLVLLAAPKSTTHLVALSGQGLGSVGRHLKVLLDSGLVRRRRAGRSVLYYRTPLGDALVAGDTDGRSME; from the coding sequence ATGGGCTGGTGGCTGGCCGACTCCGACACCCTCGCGGAGAGCCGGTTCGTGATCTCTCCCCTGGCCGAGGCCACCGCCTGCCTGTTCACCCTGGAGAGGGCGTCGGCGGCGCATCCCGGCGAGCGGGAGTGGCTCGACACCCATCTGCCCGCCTTCCGCTCCCGCCTGGCCGGCGACCCGATCACGGCGCTGCTGCTGAGGGCCGCGCGGGGCCGCAACTGGACCGCCGACTTCCTCACTCCCGCTCCGACCGGCGAGGGCGAGCCCGCCTTCGAGGAGGAACTGGCCCGGGTCCGCGCGACCCCGCCCGAGACCGCGTACGCCGACATCGAGGTGGCGCTGCGCGGTCCGTTGCCGGGGCCGCTGCGCCGCACCGACCTGGCCGACCGCGCGGCGGATCTGCTGGATTGGGTGTGGACGCACACCGTGCTGCCCGACTGGCCGCGCCGCCGGCGGATCATGGAGGCCGACGTCGTCGCCCGCGTGGGCCTCATCAGCCAGGGCGGCTGGGCCGCCACGCTGAACGACATGCGCAAGGGGATGCGCTGGCTCGGCGGCGACCGGCTGCAGATCAACACCTACGACTATCCGCCGAGGCGGATCGGCGGGGCGCGGCTGATGTTCGTCCCGGTCACTCCCCGCCAGGCATGGGCCGCCTGGACCGTGGGCCGCCACTACGCCCTGGTCTACCCCTGCTCGGGGACGCTGGCCGAGCCCGGCCGGGCGCCGGTGCCAGAGGCGCTCGGCAGGCTCCTCGGCCCGGCACGGGCGCGGGTGCTCGTGCTGCTCGCCGCACCGAAGAGCACGACGCACCTCGTGGCGCTGAGCGGCCAGGGCCTGGGCTCGGTGGGCCGCCACCTCAAGGTGCTCCTCGACTCCGGTCTCGTACGGCGGCGCCGGGCCGGGCGGTCGGTGCTCTACTACCGCACGCCCCTCGGCGACGCCCTCGTGGCGGGTGACACGGATGGTCGTTCGATGGAGTGA
- a CDS encoding MFS transporter — protein sequence MRTYRELFRTPEYTPLFTAASAQVAASTVSGLALGTLVYGATGSPLLSALSMFGSSFAQVLGATVLLSAADRLPPRAAMTALALVHCAGTAALAVPGLPLWAVFAVVLGMGLAASLGGGVRFGLLNEILPRDGYLLGRSVLSMSVGVQQIVGFVAGGVLVTALSPRGTLLAGAGLYLVAAAVARWGLTGRPPRAQGRPSPAETWRVNRVLWSSGLRRRLYLALWVPNGLIVGCESLYVAYDPPHAGLLFACAAAGMLAGDTLLGRFVPSWWRERLSAPLRLLLAAPYLVFLLRPSLPVALAAVMLASAGYSASLLLQERLMSVTPEEMSGQALGLQSSGVLTMQGVGAAIAGAVAQTTSAPAAMGAMAVASVVVTLALAPGLRPGPAAEVRPGTVTGVGGLRRTGPLGTRRGRG from the coding sequence ATGCGTACCTATCGGGAACTGTTCCGCACGCCTGAATACACACCCCTGTTCACCGCCGCGTCCGCGCAGGTGGCGGCCTCAACCGTGAGCGGCCTGGCCCTCGGCACGCTCGTCTACGGGGCGACGGGGTCGCCGCTGCTGTCGGCCCTGAGCATGTTCGGCTCGTCCTTCGCACAGGTGCTCGGGGCGACGGTGCTGCTGTCGGCCGCCGACCGGCTGCCCCCGCGTGCCGCGATGACGGCGCTGGCGCTCGTCCACTGCGCCGGCACGGCCGCGCTCGCCGTTCCCGGTCTGCCGCTGTGGGCGGTGTTCGCCGTCGTCCTGGGCATGGGGCTCGCCGCCTCCCTCGGCGGCGGGGTCCGGTTCGGGCTGCTCAACGAGATCCTGCCCAGGGACGGCTACCTGCTCGGCCGTTCGGTGCTCAGCATGTCGGTCGGCGTGCAGCAGATCGTCGGCTTCGTCGCCGGAGGCGTGCTCGTGACCGCGCTGTCCCCGCGCGGCACGCTGCTCGCCGGGGCGGGGCTGTACCTCGTCGCGGCGGCCGTCGCCCGGTGGGGGCTCACCGGCCGCCCGCCCCGCGCGCAGGGACGGCCCTCTCCGGCGGAGACGTGGCGGGTCAACCGCGTGCTCTGGTCGTCGGGGCTGCGCCGCCGGCTCTATCTGGCCCTGTGGGTGCCGAACGGCCTGATCGTGGGCTGCGAGTCGCTGTACGTCGCCTACGATCCCCCGCACGCCGGGCTGCTGTTCGCCTGCGCCGCCGCCGGGATGCTCGCCGGTGACACGCTGCTGGGGCGGTTCGTCCCCTCGTGGTGGCGCGAGCGGCTGAGCGCTCCGCTGCGGCTGCTGCTCGCCGCGCCCTACCTGGTCTTCCTGCTCCGCCCGTCCCTGCCGGTCGCGCTGGCCGCCGTCATGCTCGCCTCGGCCGGATATTCGGCGAGCCTGCTGCTCCAGGAACGCCTCATGTCCGTCACCCCGGAGGAGATGAGCGGGCAGGCGCTCGGGCTGCAGTCGTCGGGCGTGCTGACCATGCAGGGGGTCGGCGCGGCGATCGCGGGGGCGGTGGCTCAGACCACCTCGGCCCCGGCCGCGATGGGCGCGATGGCGGTGGCCTCCGTCGTGGTCACCCTCGCACTGGCTCCCGGCCTGCGGCCCGGCCCGGCCGCCGAGGTCCGCCCCGGCACGGTCACCGGCGTCGGCGGGCTTCGCCGTACGGGACCGCTCGGGACGCGGAGGGGCCGGGGGTAG
- a CDS encoding VOC family protein yields the protein MSDHEGIRHVEIGVADLVRSLDFYRDLLDLAPAEGPAAAPGVAWLSAGPALLKLVETTEGDLGGWVNDDLQRGIRHIGFKVGDVDLRAERVRDAGVPFTLPPLDAVGGVRIAFFQDPDGTHLEITSGYLRYHRVASPDLAERERLAALSRPRTAPPVFDHVAVTSADLDAALAVYRDRLGYEVIGQISQDQDPRGFLITYLLAGEAVLEVFTFTAPTTASPWTPDPCRRGFRHVAIAADDPEEAAFRLIEAGAQVTGDGALVDANGALVDVDGVPLLIA from the coding sequence GTGTCAGATCACGAAGGCATCCGTCATGTCGAGATCGGCGTCGCCGATCTGGTCCGCTCGCTCGACTTCTACCGCGACCTGCTGGATCTCGCTCCAGCGGAGGGCCCGGCCGCGGCGCCCGGCGTCGCATGGCTCTCGGCCGGGCCCGCACTGCTGAAACTGGTCGAGACGACGGAAGGCGATCTCGGCGGCTGGGTGAACGACGACCTCCAGCGCGGCATCCGGCACATCGGCTTCAAGGTCGGCGACGTCGATCTGCGGGCCGAGCGCGTCCGCGACGCCGGGGTGCCCTTCACGCTGCCACCTCTCGACGCGGTCGGCGGCGTGCGGATCGCGTTCTTCCAGGACCCGGACGGCACCCATCTGGAGATCACGTCCGGCTACCTCCGGTATCACCGGGTCGCCTCGCCGGACCTGGCCGAGCGGGAACGGCTGGCCGCCCTGAGCAGGCCGCGTACGGCGCCGCCGGTCTTCGACCACGTGGCGGTCACGTCCGCCGACCTCGACGCCGCGCTCGCCGTCTATCGGGACAGGCTCGGTTATGAGGTCATCGGCCAGATATCGCAGGACCAGGACCCGCGCGGCTTCCTGATCACATATCTGCTGGCCGGGGAGGCGGTCCTGGAGGTCTTCACGTTCACCGCTCCCACGACCGCGAGCCCGTGGACTCCCGACCCGTGTCGGCGGGGTTTCCGGCACGTCGCCATCGCCGCCGACGACCCGGAGGAGGCGGCTTTCCGGCTCATCGAGGCGGGCGCGCAGGTGACAGGAGACGGCGCGCTGGTGGACGCGAACGGCGCGCTCGTCGACGTGGACGGCGTGCCGCTCCTGATCGCCTGA
- a CDS encoding MarR family winged helix-turn-helix transcriptional regulator gives MNDIDTGFVVMAWRELLARHAEVSCALERELSDKHGLGVSEFEVLERLVEADRSSLCDGPDGAKFRVQELAGQVHLSQSALSRLIARLEREGLVGRALCEADRRGVFVQLTEEGRRRHAEATPTHRAVLAEHLFPHLVNAGYAPSVPDEAPRPV, from the coding sequence ATGAACGACATCGACACCGGCTTTGTGGTGATGGCCTGGCGCGAGCTGCTCGCCCGGCACGCGGAGGTGTCGTGCGCGCTGGAGCGTGAGCTGAGCGACAAGCACGGGCTCGGCGTGAGCGAGTTCGAGGTGCTTGAGCGCCTCGTGGAGGCAGACCGGTCCTCTCTCTGCGACGGGCCGGACGGGGCCAAGTTCCGCGTGCAGGAGCTCGCCGGCCAGGTTCACCTGAGCCAGAGCGCGCTGTCACGCCTCATCGCCCGGCTGGAACGCGAGGGCCTGGTCGGCCGCGCGCTGTGCGAGGCGGACCGGCGCGGGGTCTTCGTGCAGCTCACCGAGGAGGGACGGCGACGGCACGCGGAGGCGACCCCCACGCATCGGGCCGTCCTGGCCGAGCACCTGTTCCCCCACCTCGTGAACGCCGGCTACGCGCCATCCGTCCCGGACGAGGCCCCCCGCCCCGTCTGA